A stretch of the Malus sylvestris chromosome 10, drMalSylv7.2, whole genome shotgun sequence genome encodes the following:
- the LOC126586445 gene encoding E3 ubiquitin-protein ligase RSL1-like, giving the protein MEGQAISGDEVSVNLVREEDEEEFRSCCEDEDEVWKETEEPVKGETKDESKYDLDEFSVKMFFKGMSIAGYGDPGCGLSGIGVVMERSTNVPAIQVQKRLDFYVEELVADYLALMDGLVEAVQNKVRRVYAFTDSELLYDQVSHEEKLEVPILVALRQRILEHASNLEAFVLKLAPDVDLERPSKLAQVAIGVVSFPAKGVESLENCSICCDDKPSLMMITMKCSHKFCSHCMRTYVDGKVQSSQVPIRCPQLRCKYYISTAECKSFLPLTSYESLEKSFAEASILHSDRMYCPFPNCSVLLDPLECLSARASSSSQSDNSCIECPVCQRFICADCGVPWHTSMSCEEFQNLPLEERDAADIALHRLAQSNSWRRCQQCRRMIELSQGCYHMTCWCGHEFCYSCGAEYRDSQQTCQCAFWDEDNNTQDLVTQSMQESEQWAWETFNSLPMIMDAYSDQERSQLALIQRFLAGGFSLSDHPPYQSPPRCTDSYVDAMKDLHQLPWLERFVSVISDNYYEEYIQ; this is encoded by the exons ATGGAGGGTCAGGCAATTTCTGGTGATGAGGTTTCTGTTAATTTAGTTAGagaggaagacgaagaagagTTCCGGAGCTGTTGTGAAGACGAAGATGAAGTTTGGAAGGAGACCGAAGAACCAGTGAAAGGGGAGACAAAAGATGAGTCAAAATATGATCTCGACGAATTTTCTGTGAAAATGTTCTTCAAAGGCATGTCCATAGCTGGCTATGGGGACCCCGGTTGTGGACTTTCTGGAATCGGAGTTGTCATGGAAAGATCAACCAATGTTCCTGCAATTCAGGTGCAGAAAAGGCTTGATTTTTATGTGGAGGAGCTTGTGGCTGACTATTTAGCCCTGATGGATGGTTTAGTGGAGGCTGTGCAGAATAAAGTCCGTAGGGTGTATGCATTTACAGATTCTGAACTGCTTTATGATCAG GTTTCACATGAGGAGAAACTTGAAGTTCCAATCCTAGTGGCACTGAGGCAAAGGATTTTAGAGCATGCCAGTAATCTTGAAGCTTTTGTTCTGAAACTTGCCCCTGATGTAGATCTTGAGCGGCCATCAAAATTAGCCCAAGTGGCTATTGGAGTTGTCTCTTTTCCGGCTAAGGGTGTTGAATCTCTTGAAAACTGTTCCATCTGTTGCGACGATAAACCATCCTTGATGATGATCACCATGAAATGTTCTCATAAGTTCTGTTCACATTGCATGAGAACATACGTTGATGGGAAGGTACAGTCCTCTCAAGTCCCCATCAGATGTCCTCAACTGAGATGCAAGTATTACATCTCCACTGCTGAGTGCAAATCTTTTCTTCCACTCACTTCTTACGAGTCATTGGAGAAATCCTTTGCAGAAGCAAGTATTCTCCACTCAGATAGAATGTACTGcccatttccaaattgttcCGTCCTGCTTGATCCCCTTGAATGCTTGTCAGCTAGGGCAAGTTCATCAAGTCAGTCGGATAACAGCTGCATTGAATGTCCAGTTTGTCAGAGGTTCATCTGTGCGGATTGTGGGGTTCCTTGGCATACTTCTATGAGCTGCGAGGAGTTCCAGAATCTCCCATTGGAAGAGAGAGATGCTGCAGACATTGCCCTACATCGCTTGGCACAAAGTAACAGCTGGAGGCGTTGCCAGCAGTGTCGTAGGATGATTGAACTCTCTCAAGGTTGCTACCACATGACGTGCTG GTGTGGGCATGAGTTCTGTTATTCTTGTGGTGCGGAATATCGGGATAGCCAACAGACTTGTCAATGTGCCTTTTGGGACGAAGACAACAACACACAAGACTTGGTCACTCAGTCTATGCAAGAATCCGAGCAATGGGCGTGGGAAACATTCAATTCACTCCCCATGATAATGGATGCATACTCGGACCAAGAGAGATCGCAGCTGGCGCTGATCCAGAGATTCCTAGCTGGGGGGTTCAGTTTAAGCGACCATCCCCCTTATCAATCCCCACCTCGGTGTACAGATTCTTATGTAGACGCCATGAAAGATCTCCATCAGCTTCCTTGGCTCGAGAGGTTTGTTTCCGTTATAAGTGATAACTACTACGAAGAATATATCCAGTGA
- the LOC126585265 gene encoding uncharacterized protein LOC126585265: MEKVSKKTGTSTNKRKAPVLVPSEDILPHKKIHKFRGEPSVRPKSQDGVLKGPAFRKTGVEAVENTAAVVVGEGSRLLPPPLTMEHTVQESDPGSRHEGKGKERAGSVPWKDLRVATRPKDFGDINNCLAGRRFAFDELGEPLAKDESDCDRMLKLSSYVMAEYHDRLQEVERYKAKLKENKQLVDEARRNKGLLTQALQLKDETMESLKRRNGENLRLKKLFEATKKQLEVATLEVSKVRGELDGALVEISELEKSIPTEREAAVQEYLSSSTFHLAIKPHCAQEARFEKRKWMAVLDRYDDGSILRKYHEDIDEHHRKGETFVLAVDPSSEDESDNEGSADAQTQHGEEDLGDAEDDGRTRNDTARGSASDENE, from the exons a tggagaaggtaagcaagaaaacagggactagcaccaataaaaggaaagcaccagtgttagttccttcggaagacatcctaccgcataagaaaattcataagttccgAGGGGAACCATCCGTTAGACCTAAGTCCCAAGATGGGGTCCTTAAGGGGCCTGCCTTTAGGAAGACTGGAGTCGAGGCCGTTGAAAATACTGCTGCCGTAGTTGTAGGAGAAGGGAGCCGACTGTTGCCTCCTCCTCTTACTATGGAGCACACTGTCCAGGAAAGTGATCCTGGTTCCCGCCATGAggggaaaggcaaggaaagagctggcagtgtcccgtggaaggacttgagggttgccacgcggccaaaggattttggggatatcaacaattgcttggcagggcgtcgattcgccttcgatgagctcggagagcccttagctaaggatgaatcggattgcgaccggatgttgaagctgtcttcatat gtcatggccgagtatcacgacagactgcaagaggttgagcggtacaaggcaaaactgaaggagaataagcagcttgtggacgaggcccgaaggaataagggacttttgactcaggctctccaactgaaggacgaaaccatggagagcttgaaaaggcgaaatggtgagaacctaaggcttaagaaattgtttgaggcaactaaaaaacagttggaggtggctaccttggaggtatccaaggttaggggagaattggatggtgccttagttgagatttctgaactggagaagagcattccaactgaaagggaggctgctgtgcaagaatacttaagttcttcgacctttcatcttgctattaaaccccactgtgctcaagaagctcgctttgaaaaaaggaaatggatggccgtccttgatcgttatgatgatgggagcattcttcgaaaataccacgaagatatagatgagcatcatcgaaagggcgagacatttgtccttgctgttgatcctagcagcgaagatgagtctgataatgaaggtagtgctgatgcacagactcagcatggtgaagaggatcttggggatgcagaggatgatggtaggacgcggaatgatactgccaggggttcggcttcagatgagaatgaatag
- the LOC126588070 gene encoding O-fucosyltransferase 23-like — MDVPSYCKNFKILGCHLNSFGCKCVVLAVTALVIRAVLLPTFSIFDGTEQDNLVFIGNLSLSFGQKSGVRKDKFLEVPQIVWGLNNQKIAFARACLTARLLNRTLLMPSLSASLFYKEVELLEPISFDKVFEFKKFNSLCNGFVQLGELSDVRNRTGAFELQKGSGRRWTPERDMDQLKQHNEDPYNEYEVIRIVGKNPFLWHDHWPVKDYAKIFECMVLVDEIMNEADKVVSRIREIGAAQVSSRKESAQIGISPAENSLVQPVPYVAVHMRIEIDWMIHCKKLEQRSNITQICSSKEEIMERVGNIVGLKAPVVVYLAIADSLLHDPSILNGWKEGLIPFEKKKLGVEGNYKKFSYLIQSAIDYEVCLRADVFVGNSFSTFSNLIVLDRTQKLIRTGVTSSCGVDVRWPSYAYNILGESKGPQRWMTNMSGSSLQAISYGSNDISCRV, encoded by the coding sequence ATGGACGTGCCTTCTTACTGTAAGAATTTCAAAATTCTCGGTTGCCATTTGAATTCGTTCGGATGCAAATGTGTTGTTTTAGCTGTGACTGCTCTGGTAATCAGAGCTGTTCTGCTTCCTACATTCTCCATCTTTGATGGAACTGAACAGGACAACTTGGTATTCATCGGTAATCTCTCGTTGTCATTCGGTCAGAAATCTGGAGTCCGAAAAGATAAGTTTCTGGAGGTTCCTCAAATCGTTTGGGGACTAAACAATCAGAAAATAGCGTTTGCAAGAGCTTGTCTGACCGCAAGGCTTTTGAACCGGACGCTTTTGATGCCTAGCTTGAGTGCTTCCCTGTTTTACAAGGAAGTAGAGCTCTTGGAGCCGATTTCCTTCGATAAGGTGTTCGAGTTCAAGAAGTTTAATTCTCTCTGTAATGGATTCGTTCAATTGGGTGAACTTTCAGATGTTAGAAACCGAACAGGAGCATTTGAGCTTCAGAAAGGAAGCGGAAGGAGGTGGACTCCCGAGAGGGACATGGATCAGTTGAAACAGCATAATGAGGATCCATACAATGAGTACGAGGTGATTCGAATCGTAGGAAAGAATCCGTTTCTGTGGCACGATCATTGGCCTGTGAAGGACTATGCGAAAATCTTTGAGTgcatggttttggttgatgagatAATGAATGAAGCGGATAAAGTCGTGTCACGGATTAGAGAGATAGGAGCAGCACAAGTAAGTAGTCGGAAAGAGTCTGCGCAAATTGGCATTAGCCCGGCAGAGAATTCTCTCGTGCAGCCGGTGCCTTATGTGGCTGTACATATGAGGATAGAGATAGATTGGATGATTCATTGTAAGAAGCTAGAGCAAAGATCAAACATAACCCAAATTTGTAGTAGCAAGGAGGAGATCATGGAAAGAGTAGGCAACATTGTTGGCCTCAAAGCGCCTGTCGTTGTTTATTTAGCTATAGCTGATAGCCTTCTTCATGATCCGTCTATTCTAAACGGCTGGAAAGAAGGCCTGATTCCTTTCGAGAAGAAGAAATTGGGCGTCGAAGGAAATTACAAGAAGTTCTCTTATCTCATTCAGTCTGCAATCGACTACGAAGTGTGTTTAAGGGCTGATGTGTTTGTGGGAAACAGTTTCTCGACATTTTCGAATCTTATAGTTCTGGATCGAACGCAGAAGCTCATTAGGACGGGCGTGACAAGCTCGTGTGGTGTGGATGTAAGGTGGCCTTCTTATGCATACAACATATTAGGGGAATCCAAGGGCCCTCAAAGATGGATGACAAATATGTCTGGCTCAAGTCTTCAAGCGATTAGCTATGGCTCCAACGACATCTCCTGTCGAGTCTGA